A stretch of the Synergistota bacterium genome encodes the following:
- a CDS encoding FprA family A-type flavoprotein, translating to MPKVWIKKLFEEPEIHLLRIDDDKIKFFEAIWDIPEGITYNAYIMKIKDNIVLFDTWKDTYSREFLDAIKSIVNPEDITHIVVHHTEPDHSGALPVLLEANKKKAQIICSSLAKKLLDAFYGIRENIKTVEDGEEIELGNNRLKFIYVPWLHWPDTIITYLPDKGIIFGCDVGGGYSIPDNIDDANEANIEKYLKHVTKYIVTVIGHYKKYIPENFEKLEGMGVLNNLKAILPGHGLIWMKEPMKLLEHYAKVAKGDPQKEKALVIYDSMYGFVEKGITIAIDELKKSGTKPLVYGFTDTNSPALSEILKEIPDSKFIIFGFSTYEASLHPIAKYLIYEILDKANYEKPVLALGNFGWAGALKRELQKLLKDSDLKLVDIIEINGKTKEEDELKIREGIKKLIQQFS from the coding sequence ATGCCTAAGGTGTGGATTAAAAAGCTTTTTGAAGAACCGGAGATACACTTACTTAGAATCGATGATGACAAAATAAAGTTCTTCGAAGCTATATGGGACATACCAGAGGGAATAACCTATAATGCATATATAATGAAAATAAAGGATAATATTGTCTTGTTTGACACATGGAAGGATACCTATTCCCGTGAGTTTCTCGACGCCATCAAAAGCATAGTTAATCCAGAGGATATAACCCATATAGTTGTTCACCACACAGAACCAGACCATAGCGGAGCTTTACCAGTATTGTTGGAAGCTAACAAGAAAAAGGCACAAATCATCTGTTCCTCCCTTGCCAAAAAGCTTTTAGATGCCTTTTATGGCATAAGGGAAAATATAAAAACTGTAGAGGATGGAGAAGAAATTGAGTTAGGAAATAATAGGCTCAAATTCATTTATGTTCCATGGCTCCATTGGCCAGACACAATTATTACTTATCTTCCAGACAAAGGAATCATCTTTGGATGTGATGTAGGAGGAGGCTATTCCATTCCAGACAATATAGACGACGCGAATGAAGCTAACATAGAAAAATATCTTAAGCATGTCACTAAATACATAGTAACGGTTATAGGACATTACAAGAAATACATTCCTGAGAATTTCGAAAAACTCGAGGGCATGGGAGTATTAAACAACCTCAAAGCTATTCTCCCAGGACATGGACTAATATGGATGAAGGAACCCATGAAACTACTCGAACACTATGCAAAAGTAGCAAAAGGCGACCCTCAAAAAGAAAAGGCTCTGGTGATATACGACTCCATGTATGGTTTCGTTGAAAAGGGAATAACAATAGCAATAGATGAATTAAAGAAAAGCGGAACTAAACCCCTAGTTTACGGTTTCACTGATACCAATTCCCCAGCCCTTAGCGAAATATTAAAAGAAATACCAGATAGCAAATTCATAATCTTTGGTTTTTCAACTTACGAAGCAAGTTTACATCCCATAGCTAAATATCTAATTTATGAAATATTAGATAAGGCTAACTATGAAAAACCAGTCTTAGCATTAGGTAACTTTGGATGGGCAGGAGCTTTAAAAAGAGAGCTTCAAAAGCTTCTTAAAGATTCCGATTTAAAACTCGTAGACATTATAGAAATCAACGGGAAAACCAAAGAAGAAGATGAACTCAAAATTAGAGAAGGAATCAAAAAACTAATCCAGCAATTCTCATAA
- a CDS encoding Maf family protein — protein MKIVLASSSPRRQELLKMIGLDFEVISPIDVDESQYDSVDPKDIVVELAFKKAKSVSEKLLKEGENALVIGVDTLVEIKGLLLGKPSSKEEAFNMMQLLQGNTHRVFSGVGLIEVPTLRSEAGFEVTKVSFYPLTISEINAYIDSGEWVDKAGAYAIQGKASLFVKKIEGCYFNVVGLPLALLRRLLIKFGLDPLFMEV, from the coding sequence ATGAAGATAGTACTTGCTTCTTCATCGCCTCGGAGGCAAGAGTTGCTTAAAATGATAGGACTTGACTTCGAAGTTATATCTCCCATCGATGTTGATGAGTCCCAATATGATTCTGTTGATCCAAAAGATATTGTTGTTGAGCTTGCTTTTAAGAAAGCTAAAAGCGTTTCTGAGAAACTGTTAAAAGAGGGAGAAAATGCTTTAGTAATAGGAGTGGATACCTTAGTTGAAATCAAAGGGCTTCTCTTAGGGAAACCATCTTCGAAAGAAGAAGCTTTTAATATGATGCAGCTTCTTCAAGGTAACACTCATAGGGTTTTTTCCGGTGTAGGATTGATCGAGGTTCCAACATTGAGATCAGAGGCAGGGTTTGAAGTTACTAAGGTTAGCTTTTATCCGCTTACTATTAGTGAAATAAATGCATATATAGATTCAGGGGAATGGGTTGATAAAGCTGGTGCCTATGCTATACAGGGTAAAGCTTCGCTTTTTGTTAAGAAGATAGAAGGGTGTTACTTTAACGTTGTTGGGTTGCCTTTAGCCTTGTTGAGGAGACTTTTGATCAAGTTTGGCTTAGATCCGCTTTTTATGGAGGTGTGA
- a CDS encoding PAS domain-containing sensor histidine kinase, translating to MGGEKVVNNLTLSESFGCELEIGFLKLREDGLVIYLDEAASKLLGVTAEEVKGKVFLWEFCHGPKGVIGGKEAFTKFLERLKKGEEIASYNFCLFSKQGSSFYAVMKGKLVYEEKEPIIFAAIVKLPLDREIYFNLLRDIPSALFRISMDNRFEFIDDEGAKEILGYSAKDLIGKEVYEIHFDRVAADNLFREINRVLLEKDSVRVRQVLLKRADGTPVWVTSIIRGIYDKDGSLKGREGIMIRSSFLNSVGGELEDKDASLSMLGHDIRALVGSAISFLELLSESGLNEFQTNLLKKACVSVHGVRRLFENFIYSYRIRSGRLEVLEEPFDLNEVIDNIYVVISPYLKEGVEFKLDIPEFPYMLLGDSPKLEQILLNLLVNAAKVTTEGFVELSVKKIREDEVVEILFLVRDSGPGIPEEIKDRVFSPFKRFSTSYKGLGLGLYISKTLAKLMKGDLWLGESEKGSLFCLKLPFKRGEMKKESSS from the coding sequence ATGGGAGGAGAGAAAGTAGTCAATAATTTGACATTATCGGAAAGCTTTGGTTGTGAGCTTGAGATTGGTTTTTTGAAATTAAGGGAGGATGGTTTGGTTATTTACCTAGACGAGGCAGCTTCTAAGCTCTTAGGTGTTACTGCGGAAGAAGTGAAAGGAAAAGTTTTTTTATGGGAGTTTTGTCACGGCCCTAAGGGTGTAATTGGAGGGAAAGAGGCATTTACTAAATTTTTGGAACGCTTGAAGAAAGGAGAAGAGATCGCTTCTTACAATTTTTGTCTCTTTTCAAAGCAGGGTTCGTCCTTTTATGCTGTTATGAAAGGTAAATTGGTATACGAGGAAAAGGAACCTATTATCTTTGCAGCAATTGTTAAGTTGCCTCTTGATAGAGAGATATATTTTAATCTCCTTAGAGATATTCCTTCTGCGTTATTTAGGATAAGTATGGATAATAGATTTGAATTTATCGATGATGAAGGTGCAAAAGAAATTCTTGGTTATTCTGCTAAAGATTTAATAGGTAAGGAAGTTTACGAAATTCATTTTGATAGAGTTGCGGCTGATAACCTTTTTAGGGAGATAAATAGGGTTCTTCTAGAGAAGGATAGTGTTAGAGTGCGGCAGGTTCTATTGAAAAGAGCAGATGGTACTCCGGTTTGGGTGACTTCCATAATTAGAGGGATTTATGATAAAGATGGTAGCCTAAAAGGAAGAGAAGGTATAATGATAAGATCAAGCTTTCTAAACTCAGTTGGCGGTGAATTAGAAGATAAAGATGCGTCATTAAGTATGCTTGGGCATGATATTAGAGCTCTTGTAGGAAGCGCTATATCCTTTCTTGAGCTTTTATCTGAAAGTGGCTTGAACGAGTTTCAAACTAATCTCCTTAAGAAAGCTTGCGTAAGTGTTCATGGAGTTAGAAGGCTTTTTGAAAATTTTATCTACTCTTATAGAATTAGGTCAGGTAGGCTTGAGGTTTTAGAAGAACCCTTCGATCTTAATGAGGTGATTGATAATATTTATGTAGTTATATCTCCCTATCTTAAAGAGGGAGTGGAATTTAAGTTAGATATTCCTGAGTTTCCCTATATGCTTTTAGGGGACTCTCCTAAGCTTGAGCAGATTTTGCTTAATCTTCTTGTTAATGCCGCTAAGGTCACTACTGAAGGTTTTGTGGAGCTTTCCGTTAAGAAGATAAGAGAGGACGAGGTGGTGGAGATTCTTTTTTTAGTTAGAGATAGCGGGCCTGGAATTCCTGAAGAAATCAAGGATAGAGTATTTTCGCCTTTTAAGCGATTTTCTACCTCTTATAAAGGGTTAGGTTTGGGTCTTTATATATCAAAGACCTTAGCTAAACTTATGAAAGGCGATCTCTGGTTAGGAGAAAGCGAGAAAGGAAGCCTTTTCTGTCTTAAGCTTCCCTTTAAAAGGGGAGAAATGAAAAAAGAAAGCTCTTCTTAG
- a CDS encoding FadR family transcriptional regulator, whose protein sequence is MPIFKPKRIYEEVAEEIRDWILTGKIKPGERLPSEEELLHIFGISRASLREAFRLLESMGLVETVLGRGRFARPIPEVDRDSPKVFYEALMARELLEPTITKYAARCAEPEDVDRIGKIVEAMEKRKELSVEEMVRYDQDFHLEVAKATHNFLLVNITMDYLNIIKSLGENTLKVPGRKERSFREHKKIFEAIASKDEEGAFQADLEHVRNVREMIDKLYGRRESSQ, encoded by the coding sequence ATGCCTATTTTTAAACCTAAGAGAATTTATGAAGAGGTTGCGGAGGAAATTAGAGATTGGATATTGACAGGTAAAATTAAACCTGGCGAAAGACTTCCGTCAGAGGAGGAGCTCTTGCATATTTTTGGCATAAGTAGAGCATCTTTAAGAGAAGCTTTTAGGCTTCTTGAGTCTATGGGACTTGTGGAAACGGTTTTGGGGAGGGGAAGGTTTGCTCGGCCCATTCCTGAGGTAGATAGGGATAGCCCTAAGGTTTTCTATGAGGCGCTTATGGCTAGAGAGCTTCTTGAACCGACCATAACGAAGTATGCTGCTAGATGTGCTGAACCTGAGGATGTGGATAGGATTGGTAAAATCGTAGAGGCTATGGAAAAAAGAAAGGAGCTTTCCGTTGAGGAAATGGTTAGGTATGATCAGGATTTTCATCTTGAGGTTGCTAAAGCGACTCATAATTTTCTGCTTGTAAACATTACTATGGATTATCTTAACATCATTAAGAGCCTTGGGGAAAACACTTTGAAGGTTCCAGGAAGGAAAGAGAGATCTTTTAGGGAGCATAAGAAAATCTTCGAAGCTATAGCCTCAAAGGACGAGGAAGGGGCTTTTCAGGCAGATTTAGAGCATGTAAGGAATGTAAGGGAGATGATAGATAAGCTTTATGGGAGGAGAGAAAGTAGTCAATAA
- a CDS encoding polyribonucleotide nucleotidyltransferase, giving the protein MIEVVGGEVGGRELSFEIGRVAWQANGATLVRYGGTVVLVTAVMSDEVKEGVDFLPLLVDYEERFYAAGKIPGGFFKREGKPSEKAILSARLVDRSIRPLFPKGFRNDVHVVVTVLSYDQLNQPELLAINGASLALGISEIPFEGPIAAVRVGYIDGEFVVNPTEPELETSDLDLVIAGTKDAIVMVESGSQELPEKVIINAMEFGHEHIKKIIEIQERLIEKCGKEKVKVELPPRNEELARRIRERWAHPIREALNVMAKAERNAAIAKIQQEAFKELGEEFLGYELQIKEELDALLHETVRKMIVEEGIRADGRGWKDIRPITCEVGLLPRTHGSALFTRGETQALVITTIGVVGDEQIVDGLGEEEAKRFMLHYNFPPYSVGEVRPLRGPGRREIGHGALAERALKAVIPSEDEFPYIIRVVSEVLSSNGSTSMATVCGGTLSLMDAGVPIKSPVAGIAMGLVKENDKVVVLSDILGLEDHHGDMDFKVAGTERGITALQMDLKIKGITFGTLEQALEQAKEGRLYILEKMREVIAEPRPTLSPYAPRIMVAEIDPDRIHEVIGPGGKIIRDIIRKTGAKIDIEEDGKVYISSPTEESGIKALEMIKDIAREVKEGDVFKGKVTRITKFGAFVEIWPGKMGLVHISELSDKKVKSVEEVVKVGDEIEVMVIGIDSLGRIALSRRKVLEATEGTSQSSVEPKFPKANIRKPQEFRRK; this is encoded by the coding sequence ATGATAGAGGTTGTGGGAGGAGAGGTAGGAGGACGTGAACTCTCCTTCGAAATTGGTAGAGTTGCTTGGCAGGCTAATGGTGCTACGCTTGTCAGGTATGGCGGAACAGTTGTGTTAGTTACTGCTGTTATGTCTGATGAAGTTAAAGAGGGAGTTGATTTTTTACCGCTCCTTGTGGATTACGAGGAGCGGTTTTATGCTGCTGGTAAGATCCCGGGTGGTTTCTTTAAGCGAGAGGGAAAGCCAAGCGAAAAGGCTATACTAAGTGCAAGGCTTGTTGATCGTTCCATAAGACCACTCTTCCCGAAGGGGTTTAGAAATGATGTTCATGTGGTGGTAACTGTTCTTTCCTATGACCAATTAAATCAGCCAGAGCTTCTTGCGATAAATGGTGCATCTCTTGCGCTTGGTATATCGGAAATACCCTTTGAGGGACCTATTGCAGCTGTCAGAGTAGGATATATTGATGGTGAATTTGTGGTTAATCCTACTGAGCCTGAACTTGAAACGAGCGATCTTGATCTCGTTATTGCTGGAACCAAAGATGCCATAGTTATGGTAGAGTCTGGTTCGCAGGAGCTTCCAGAGAAGGTTATAATAAACGCGATGGAATTTGGTCATGAGCACATTAAGAAAATCATAGAGATTCAAGAGAGGTTAATAGAAAAGTGTGGTAAGGAAAAAGTAAAGGTTGAACTACCCCCTAGGAACGAGGAGCTAGCACGGAGAATAAGGGAAAGATGGGCGCATCCTATAAGGGAAGCGTTGAATGTAATGGCTAAAGCGGAGAGAAATGCTGCTATAGCTAAGATACAGCAAGAGGCTTTTAAAGAGCTTGGTGAGGAGTTTTTAGGTTATGAGCTTCAAATTAAGGAGGAGCTTGACGCTCTTCTTCATGAAACCGTAAGAAAGATGATAGTTGAGGAGGGAATAAGAGCTGACGGTAGAGGTTGGAAAGATATCAGGCCAATAACTTGTGAGGTTGGCTTGTTACCAAGAACACACGGTTCTGCTTTATTTACACGTGGTGAAACGCAAGCTCTTGTTATAACTACAATAGGAGTAGTAGGTGATGAGCAGATAGTAGATGGTCTTGGTGAGGAAGAGGCAAAGAGATTTATGCTACACTATAACTTCCCACCTTATAGTGTTGGTGAAGTTAGACCTCTACGAGGACCTGGCAGAAGGGAGATCGGTCACGGAGCGCTAGCTGAGAGGGCTTTAAAGGCAGTGATACCTTCGGAGGATGAATTTCCTTATATAATTAGAGTTGTCTCAGAGGTGCTCTCTTCAAACGGATCTACTTCTATGGCTACTGTGTGTGGCGGAACTTTATCCCTGATGGATGCAGGAGTTCCAATTAAATCTCCTGTTGCAGGTATAGCTATGGGGCTAGTAAAGGAAAATGATAAGGTAGTAGTGTTAAGCGACATTCTTGGGCTTGAGGATCATCACGGGGATATGGACTTTAAGGTGGCTGGAACAGAAAGAGGTATAACTGCACTTCAAATGGATTTAAAGATAAAGGGGATAACATTTGGCACTTTGGAACAAGCTTTAGAGCAGGCGAAAGAAGGAAGGCTTTATATTCTTGAAAAGATGAGAGAAGTTATAGCTGAGCCTAGGCCGACCCTTTCTCCCTACGCTCCAAGGATAATGGTTGCTGAGATTGATCCCGACAGGATTCACGAGGTTATAGGCCCTGGGGGGAAGATAATAAGAGATATCATAAGGAAAACTGGAGCCAAAATAGACATAGAAGAAGATGGGAAAGTTTATATATCTTCACCTACAGAGGAAAGCGGAATAAAGGCCTTAGAGATGATAAAAGATATAGCAAGAGAAGTTAAGGAAGGGGATGTTTTTAAAGGTAAGGTGACTAGAATTACTAAGTTTGGCGCATTTGTTGAGATATGGCCTGGTAAAATGGGTCTTGTTCACATATCTGAGCTTTCCGATAAGAAGGTAAAAAGCGTTGAGGAAGTGGTTAAGGTGGGAGATGAGATAGAGGTTATGGTTATAGGTATAGATAGTCTTGGTCGCATAGCTTTAAGTAGGAGGAAGGTTCTTGAAGCGACAGAGGGAACAAGTCAATCTTCAGTAGAACCTAAGTTTCCAAAAGCTAATATAAGAAAACCACAGGAATTTAGGAGGAAGTAA
- a CDS encoding undecaprenyl-diphosphate phosphatase: MKIFDAFVLGAIQGLTEFLPISSSGHLLIVEKLLNVEGDLLFLNVLFHAGSLVALLILFKRMVFSIIKGFFLKDEYFRRLGWSIIGALIPTGIIGVLLEKKVESISLKGVALFYFITAIFLFSLKYLGGIRDLKGFSFKDGFFVGIAQGMGVFPGLSRSGVTIFSGSFLGLDMDSAIRFSFLLAIPTIGGAFLFELKDIISLNQRVDWLVLLVGFVSSFFFSFLAIKLLMRSFIQKNLHWFSLYCLVLGLVLLLMP; encoded by the coding sequence ATGAAAATATTTGATGCTTTTGTTTTAGGAGCAATTCAAGGACTAACAGAATTTTTACCTATAAGCAGTTCTGGTCACCTTCTTATAGTAGAAAAGCTTTTAAATGTGGAAGGAGATCTTCTTTTTTTGAATGTTCTCTTTCATGCTGGAAGTCTTGTCGCTCTTCTTATTCTTTTCAAAAGGATGGTTTTTTCTATTATCAAGGGGTTTTTCCTTAAAGATGAATATTTCAGGAGACTCGGGTGGAGTATAATAGGTGCTTTGATTCCAACAGGGATCATAGGGGTTTTGCTCGAAAAGAAGGTTGAAAGCATATCTTTAAAGGGAGTTGCTCTTTTTTATTTTATTACTGCTATATTCCTTTTTTCTTTGAAGTATCTAGGAGGAATAAGAGACTTAAAAGGATTTAGTTTTAAGGATGGTTTCTTTGTTGGAATAGCTCAAGGTATGGGGGTTTTCCCGGGGCTTTCTCGCTCTGGAGTAACCATATTTAGTGGTTCTTTTCTTGGACTCGATATGGATAGTGCGATTAGGTTTTCTTTTCTACTTGCCATTCCTACTATTGGAGGAGCCTTTTTATTTGAGCTTAAGGATATAATTTCTTTAAATCAAAGAGTAGATTGGTTGGTTTTACTTGTGGGTTTTGTCTCTTCTTTTTTCTTCAGCTTTCTTGCTATTAAATTACTTATGAGAAGTTTTATTCAAAAGAACCTTCATTGGTTTTCTTTATACTGTTTGGTTTTGGGATTAGTGTTACTCTTGATGCCATGA
- the dut gene encoding dUTP diphosphatase, translated as MTDKKIVLRIKRERDDIPLPSYATLGSSGLDLRASEDVLIPPGAWKAVSTGIRISLPLGYEAQIRPRSGLALKNGVTVLNSPGTIDSDYRGEIKVILINHGKEPFFVKKGDRIAQMVISKVEQVEVVEVEVLDETDRGEGGFGHTGLK; from the coding sequence TTGACTGATAAAAAGATCGTTTTAAGGATTAAAAGGGAGAGGGACGATATCCCTCTCCCTTCTTATGCTACATTAGGTTCTTCTGGTCTAGATCTGAGGGCTTCTGAGGATGTTTTGATCCCTCCCGGTGCTTGGAAAGCGGTTTCTACGGGTATAAGGATTTCTTTGCCTTTAGGATATGAAGCTCAGATCAGGCCTAGAAGTGGTCTCGCTCTTAAAAATGGGGTTACAGTTCTTAATTCTCCCGGAACTATAGACTCGGATTACAGGGGAGAAATAAAGGTTATACTCATAAATCATGGTAAGGAACCTTTTTTCGTTAAGAAGGGAGATAGAATTGCTCAGATGGTTATATCCAAGGTAGAGCAGGTTGAAGTAGTTGAAGTGGAGGTTCTTGATGAAACGGATCGTGGAGAAGGGGGTTTTGGACATACTGGTTTGAAATGA
- a CDS encoding alkaline phosphatase, translating into MFRFKLFLVFLIPIFALLFIPFGMVNASLNAKYIFLFIGDGMGFPQVKLAEAFYGSLTMCNLKVKGEVATYAANKEVPDSAASATALATGYKTLNGILGMDPLKTEKLKTIAYMAKERGMKVGIITNTPLDDATPAAFYSNQPSRLNYYEISLDLISSGFDYFVGGRPLGNSDRYRKGKPDILKLAEKKGYSIIKGERELKSLKSNKNKVIVLDQAPTLYYEIDRPLGSLSLADLLRIGIECLYGSSGFLMIVEGGKIDWACHANDAMTAIAEVKSFDEAIKVALDFYNKHPRETLIVVTADHETGGMELDLSEKKYKYLAFQKVSYAKFNMELFRLKSKPYDKRRLYSLIENCFGFTISEREANLLEEDERKLTFKLIRILNEKAGIKWKTAGHTATSVPIFAHGVGAELFEGFIDNTDVAKNIMRIAGLVF; encoded by the coding sequence ATGTTTAGGTTTAAACTTTTTCTAGTCTTTTTAATCCCCATTTTTGCTCTTTTATTTATCCCCTTTGGGATGGTAAATGCCTCTTTAAATGCAAAGTACATCTTCTTATTTATAGGAGATGGAATGGGTTTCCCTCAGGTTAAGTTGGCTGAAGCGTTTTACGGAAGTTTAACAATGTGTAATCTTAAAGTAAAAGGGGAAGTGGCCACTTACGCAGCCAATAAAGAGGTTCCTGATTCTGCTGCTTCCGCTACTGCATTAGCCACTGGTTATAAGACATTGAACGGAATATTAGGTATGGATCCCTTGAAGACTGAAAAACTTAAGACCATTGCTTATATGGCAAAAGAAAGAGGCATGAAGGTAGGGATAATAACCAATACTCCATTAGATGATGCTACTCCTGCAGCCTTTTATTCTAATCAACCAAGCAGGTTGAATTATTACGAGATTTCTCTAGATTTAATAAGTAGCGGTTTTGACTATTTCGTTGGTGGCAGACCCTTGGGGAATTCCGATAGATATAGAAAAGGAAAACCTGATATATTGAAACTTGCTGAGAAGAAGGGATATTCGATCATAAAGGGGGAGAGAGAGCTCAAGTCGTTAAAATCTAATAAAAATAAGGTAATAGTTTTAGATCAAGCTCCGACGCTATACTATGAGATAGATCGTCCGCTCGGCTCTTTATCCTTAGCAGACTTGTTAAGGATAGGAATTGAATGCCTTTACGGTTCCTCTGGTTTCCTTATGATAGTTGAGGGAGGGAAGATTGATTGGGCCTGTCATGCTAATGATGCAATGACAGCCATTGCTGAGGTTAAGTCTTTTGACGAAGCTATCAAAGTAGCTTTGGATTTCTATAATAAGCATCCAAGAGAAACTCTAATTGTAGTTACAGCAGATCATGAAACTGGCGGTATGGAATTGGATCTTTCTGAGAAAAAATATAAATACCTTGCTTTTCAAAAGGTTTCTTATGCTAAGTTCAATATGGAGCTTTTTAGACTAAAGTCTAAACCTTATGATAAAAGAAGACTCTATTCATTAATAGAAAACTGCTTTGGTTTTACCATAAGCGAGAGAGAAGCAAATTTACTTGAAGAAGATGAAAGGAAGTTAACCTTTAAGCTGATACGGATTTTAAATGAAAAAGCAGGGATCAAATGGAAAACGGCAGGACATACTGCTACCAGCGTTCCTATTTTTGCTCATGGAGTAGGAGCTGAACTTTTTGAAGGCTTTATAGATAATACTGATGTAGCCAAAAATATTATGAGAATTGCTGGATTAGTTTTTTGA
- the rpsO gene encoding 30S ribosomal protein S15, giving the protein MSLTKEEKESIIREFRLHESDTGSPEVQIAVLTERINRLTEHLKQHPKDFHSRRGLFKMVGKRRRLLNYLREKDARRYFELIKRLGLRR; this is encoded by the coding sequence ATGTCCTTAACTAAGGAGGAAAAGGAAAGTATAATAAGAGAGTTTAGACTCCACGAGTCTGATACGGGATCTCCAGAAGTGCAGATTGCTGTTCTTACAGAGAGAATTAATAGGTTAACAGAACATCTAAAGCAACATCCAAAGGATTTCCATTCAAGAAGAGGTTTGTTTAAAATGGTTGGTAAAAGGCGCAGGTTGCTTAATTATCTTAGAGAAAAGGATGCACGTAGGTATTTTGAGCTTATAAAGCGCCTTGGCCTCAGGAGGTAG
- a CDS encoding ribonuclease J: MSGKLLLVPLGGLGEIGKNMMLLQYENSIIVIDAGLAFPDENMPGIDLVIPDISYLIENKDKVLGIILTHGHEDHVGAIPYILKELDVTVFGTPLTLAVLESKFSDGIEFKKRVVREKEVINLGPFTVEFLRVCHSIADGVGLAIRTPLGLVVHTGDFKFDQTPVDGKVTDYRRFAELGDEGVLLLLSDSTNAEHEGYTPSEREVGLALNELFMRERGKRIIVATFSSNIHRIQQVMDAALKYGRKVSIIGKSMLKLVELAKSLGYINFPEEALISPEEVEMCFPHEVVIITTGSQGEPLSGLSLMASGEHKYVRVTSDDVVVISAMPIPGNERLVAKVVNLLFQRGAEVLYEPYRQVHVSGHASREELKLMLNFTRPKYFIPIHGEYRHLVRHAKIAEEMGLPKENIFILNNGDILELSESGAKVKGKIQTGAILIDGLGIGDVGNEVLRERKRLSRDGIVVVSVALNGKRILCEPKIESQGFIYEREWNGLMEEAKNRVTKILKEFCGLNDSVLEAKIVECLRKLFLESTGRFPVIIPIIMRAEDENI; the protein is encoded by the coding sequence ATGAGTGGAAAATTGTTACTTGTACCTTTAGGCGGTCTTGGAGAGATAGGCAAGAACATGATGCTTCTTCAGTATGAGAATAGCATAATTGTAATAGATGCTGGTCTGGCTTTTCCTGATGAGAATATGCCTGGGATTGATCTTGTTATACCGGATATAAGTTATCTTATTGAGAATAAAGATAAGGTCTTAGGAATAATACTTACCCATGGTCATGAAGATCATGTAGGTGCTATTCCTTATATCCTTAAGGAATTAGATGTTACGGTTTTTGGAACCCCTTTGACCTTGGCTGTCCTTGAAAGTAAGTTCAGTGATGGTATAGAGTTTAAAAAGAGAGTTGTGAGGGAGAAAGAGGTTATAAATTTAGGTCCGTTCACTGTGGAGTTTCTTAGGGTTTGTCACAGTATAGCTGATGGGGTTGGGTTGGCTATAAGGACTCCTTTAGGTCTTGTGGTTCATACGGGAGATTTTAAGTTTGATCAAACTCCTGTTGATGGTAAGGTTACAGATTACAGAAGATTTGCTGAGCTTGGAGATGAGGGGGTCCTCTTACTTTTATCAGATAGTACTAATGCTGAGCATGAAGGTTATACTCCTTCAGAAAGGGAAGTAGGACTTGCTTTAAATGAGCTTTTTATGAGGGAAAGGGGTAAAAGAATAATAGTTGCTACTTTTTCTTCCAATATTCACAGGATTCAACAGGTTATGGATGCAGCGCTAAAATATGGTAGAAAGGTATCTATAATAGGTAAAAGCATGCTTAAGCTTGTGGAACTTGCCAAGAGCTTAGGTTATATTAATTTTCCTGAAGAAGCCTTGATTTCTCCTGAGGAAGTGGAAATGTGTTTCCCTCATGAAGTTGTAATCATAACTACTGGAAGTCAAGGAGAACCCCTTTCAGGGTTAAGCTTGATGGCCTCTGGTGAGCATAAGTATGTAAGGGTTACTTCTGATGATGTAGTGGTTATATCCGCTATGCCTATACCAGGTAACGAGAGGCTTGTAGCTAAGGTTGTTAACCTTCTATTCCAAAGGGGTGCGGAAGTTCTGTACGAACCCTATAGGCAAGTTCATGTTTCTGGTCATGCAAGTAGGGAAGAGCTTAAACTTATGCTTAATTTTACTCGCCCTAAGTATTTTATTCCAATTCACGGAGAATATAGGCATTTGGTCAGGCATGCAAAAATAGCTGAAGAGATGGGATTGCCTAAGGAGAATATATTTATTTTAAATAATGGGGATATACTTGAGCTTTCTGAGAGTGGCGCCAAAGTTAAGGGTAAAATCCAAACAGGAGCTATACTGATCGATGGTTTAGGAATAGGAGATGTGGGTAACGAGGTTTTAAGGGAGAGAAAGAGGCTCTCTCGAGATGGGATAGTTGTTGTTTCTGTGGCCTTAAATGGTAAGAGAATCCTTTGTGAACCTAAAATAGAATCTCAAGGATTTATATACGAAAGAGAGTGGAATGGGCTTATGGAAGAAGCTAAAAATAGAGTAACTAAAATTCTCAAAGAATTTTGTGGCTTGAACGATAGTGTACTTGAGGCTAAAATTGTTGAGTGCTTAAGAAAACTCTTTTTGGAAAGCACTGGAAGATTTCCAGTTATAATCCCAATAATAATGAGGGCTGAGGATGAAAATATTTGA